One genomic region from Ammospiza nelsoni isolate bAmmNel1 chromosome 13, bAmmNel1.pri, whole genome shotgun sequence encodes:
- the TSHZ3 gene encoding teashirt homolog 3 isoform X1, producing the protein MPRRKQQAPRRAAAYVSDELKAAALVEEDVEPDENAVDGEPSAKYPCPEKDFSKNCQSYQNSPAAEFSSHEMDSESHISETSDRMADFESSSIKNEEESKEVSIPLEDSTVSDSLEQMKAVYNNFLSNSYWSNLNLNLHQPISEKNNGSSSSSSSSSSSCGSGSFDWHQTAMAKTLQQVSQSRILPEPSLFSTVQLYRQSSKLYGSIFTGASKFRCKDCSAAYDTLVELTVHMNETGHYRDDNHETDNNNPKRWSKPRKRSLLEMEGKEDAQKVLKCMYCGHSFESLQDLSVHMIKTKHYQKVPLKEPVTPVAAKIIPATRKKASLELELPSSPDSTAGTPKATISDSNDALQKNSNPYITPNNRYGHQNGASYAWHFEARKSQILKCMECGSSHDTLQELTAHMMVTGHFIKVTNSAMKKGKPIIEAPATPTITSLVDEKVQSVPLAATTFTSPSNTPSSVSPKLNVEIKKEVDKERVIADDKMKEKEKSSEDEEKYDISSKYHYLTENDLEESPKGGLDILKSLENTVTSAINKAQNGTPSWGGYPSIHAAYQLPNMMKLSLGSSGKSTPLKPMFGNNELVSPTKNQPLVSPPSSQTSPVPKTNFHAMEELVKKVTEKVAKVEEKMKEPEGKLSPLKRATPSPCSSEVSEPLKMEPPSDGGFKSQQNSPVPQRDGCKDSPTVEPVENGKEPVKSIVGSLSSSTAIITDHPPEQPFVNPLSALQSVMNIHLGKAAKPSLPALDPMSMLFKMSNSLAEKAAVATPPLQSKKSDHLDRYFYHVNNDQPIDLTKGKSDKSCSLGSALLSSTSTSSASSSSTVTTAKTSAVVSFMSNSPLRENALSDISDMLKNLTESHTSKSSTPSSISEKSDIDGTTIEEPEESTPAQKRKGRQSNWNPQHLLILQAQFAASLRQTSEGKYIMSDLSPQERMHISRFTGLSMTTISHWLANVKYQLRRTGGTKFLKNLDTGHPVFFCNDCASQIRTPSTYISHLESHLGFRLRDLSKLSSEQINNQIAQAKSPSEKLVTSSPEEDIGTSYQCKLCNRTFASKHAVKLHLSKTHGKSPEDHLLYVSELEKQ; encoded by the coding sequence CCTATGTTTCAGACGAACTAAAAGCAGCAGCGCTGGTGGAAGAAGATGTGGAACCTGATGAAAATGCAGTTGACGGGGAGCCTTCAGCAAAATATCCATGTCCAGAAAAAGACTTCAGTAAGAACTGCCAAAGCTACCAAAACTCTCCAGCAGCTGAGTTCTCTAGCCATGAAATGGACAGTGAGTCCCACATCAGTGAGACGAGTGACCGCATGGCAGACTTTGAGAGCAGCTCCATCAAAAATGAGGAGGAGAGCAAGGAGGTTTCCATACCGCTGGAAGACTCCACGGTGTCTGATAGTTTGGAGCAAATGAAGGCCGTGTATAATAATTTCCTCTCCAATTCCTACTGGTCCAATCTCAATCTGAACCTTCACCAGCCAATTTCTGAAAAGAACAACggtagcagcagcagtagcagcagcagcagcagcagctgtgggagcgGCAGCTTTGACTGGCACCAGACTGCCATGGCCAAAACACTGCAGCAAGTTTCTCAGAGCAGAATTCTGCCAGAACCGAGCCTTTTTAGCACAGTCCAGCTGTACAGACAGAGCAGTAAGCTCTATGGCTCCATATTCACTGGAGCCAGTAAATTCCGCTGTAAAGACTGCAGTGCTGCCTACGATACTTTAGTAGAGTTAACAGTGCACATGAATGAAACGGGACATTATCGAGATGACAACCACGAAACTGATAACAATAACCCCAAAAGATGGTCCAAACCTCGCAAACGTTCCTTGCTTGAAATGGAAGGGAAAGAAGATGCCCAGAAAGTGCTAAAGTGTATGTACTGTGGTCATTCATTTGAATCTCTTCAGGATTTGAGTGTTCATAtgatcaaaacaaaacactacCAAAAAGTGCCTCTGAAGGAACCTGTTACACCTGTAGCAGCAAAAATTATCCCAGCTACTAGGAAGAAAGCATCACTGGAGCTTGAACTGCCAAGTTCTCCAGACTCCACGGCTGGGACACCAAAAGCCACAATCTCAGATAGTAACGATGCACTCCAAAAGAACTCCAATCCCTACATTACGCCAAATAACCGCTACGGTCACCAGAACGGGGCCAGCTACGCCTGGCACTTTGAGGCGAGGAAATCTCAAATTCTGAAGTGCATGGAGTGTGGAAGCTCACACGACACCCTGCAGGAGCTCACGGCTCACATGATGGTGACGGGACATTTCATTAAAGTCACTAACTCTGCCATGAAAAAAGGGAAACCAATTATAGAAGCCCCAGCCACACCGACAATAACGTCCTTAGTAGATGAGAAGGTCCAGTCTGTGCCACTAGCTGCCACCACCTTTACATCTCCTTCCAACACACCTTCTAGTGTTTCCCCTAAATTAAATGTTGAGATTAAAAAAGAAGTAGATAAGGAAAGAGTCATTGCTGAtgacaaaatgaaagaaaaagagaagtcaAGTGAAGATGAGGAGAAGTATGATATCTCCTCAAAATACCATTACTTGACTGAAAATGACCTAGAAGAGAGCCCTAAGGGGGGATTAGATATATTGAAGTCTTTAGAAAACACAGTTACATCAGCTATAAACAAAGCCCAGAATGGCACACCGAGCTGGGGTGGCTACCCCAGCATTCATGCTGCCTACCAGCTGCCCAATATGATGAAGCTGTCGTTGGGCTCATCTGGGAAGAGTACTCCCTTAAAACCCATGTTCGGAAACAATGAACTAGTGTCACCAACTAAAAACCAGCCCTTAGTGTCTCCACCGAGCAGTCAGACCTCGCCTGTGCCAAAAACAAACTTTCATGCCATGGAAGAGTTGGTGAAGAAGGTCACTGAGAAGGTGGCTAAAGTGGAGGAGAAGATGAAGGAGCCTGAAGGAAAGCTCTCTCCACTGAAGCGTGCGACGCCTTCGCCGTGCAGCAGTGAAGTCAGTGAACCCCTTAAGATGGAGCCCCCCAGTGATGGTGGCTTTAAAAGCCAGCAGAACAGCCCAGTTCCTCAGAGAGATGGTTGCAAAGACAGCCCAACTGTAGAACctgtggaaaatgggaaagagcCTGTGAAATCCATTGTAGGCTCTTTAAGTAGCAGCACAGCCATCATCACTGACCACCCTCCTGAACAGCCATTTGTAAATCCATTAAGTGCACTACAATCTGTCATGAACATTCACCTTGGCAAGGCAGCAAAGCCATCTTTGCCCGCTCTGGATCCAATGAgcatgctttttaaaatgagcAACAGTTTGGCAGAAAAGGCTGCAGTGGCCACCCCACCTCTACAGTCCAAAAAATCAGACCACTTAGACCGTTATTTTTATCATGTCAACAATGACCAACCCATAGATTTGACGAAAGGCAAGAGTGACAAAAGCTGCTCTTTGGGTTCAGCGCTTTTGTCATCCACATCGACATCTTCTGCATCTTCTTCATCTACAGTGACAACAGCAAAGACATCTGCAGTCGTGTCATTCATGTCAAACTCGCCGCTACGCGAGAATGCCTTGTCAGATATATCTGATATGCTGAAGAACCTGACAGAAAGTCACACATCAAAATCTTCCACACCTTCCAGCATATCTGAGAAATCTGACATTGATGGTACCACAATAGAGGAACCAGAAGAGAGTACACCAGCTCAGAAAAGGAAGGGACGTCAGTCTAACTGGAACCCTCAGCACTTGCTCATATTGCAGGCCCAGTTTGCAGCCAGCTTACGGCAGACTTCAGAGGGGAAATACATCATGTCAGACTTGAGCCCTCAAGAAAGAATGCACATTTCCAGGTTTACGGGACTCTCAATGACCACAATTAGCCACTGGCTGGCCAATGTGAAATACCAGCTCCGAAGGACGGGGGGAACTAAGTTCCTTAAAAATTTGGACACTGGGCACCCGGTGTTCTTTTGTAATGACTGTGCTTCACAGATCAGAACTCCTTCTACTTATATCAGTCATCTTGAATCGCATCTGGGTTTCAGGTTAAGAGACTTGTCCAAACTGTCCAGTGAACAGATTAACAATCAGATAGCACAAGCAAAGTCACCATCTGAAAAACTGGTGACGTCCTCTCCAGAGGAAGATATCGGAACTTCTTATCAGTGCAAACTTTGTAACAGGACTTTTGCAAGCAAGCATGCTGTTAAACTTCATCTTAGTAAAACACATGGGAAGTCACCAGAGGATCATCTTCTGTATGTTTCGGAGTTAGAGAAGCAGTAG
- the TSHZ3 gene encoding teashirt homolog 3 isoform X2 encodes MDSESHISETSDRMADFESSSIKNEEESKEVSIPLEDSTVSDSLEQMKAVYNNFLSNSYWSNLNLNLHQPISEKNNGSSSSSSSSSSSCGSGSFDWHQTAMAKTLQQVSQSRILPEPSLFSTVQLYRQSSKLYGSIFTGASKFRCKDCSAAYDTLVELTVHMNETGHYRDDNHETDNNNPKRWSKPRKRSLLEMEGKEDAQKVLKCMYCGHSFESLQDLSVHMIKTKHYQKVPLKEPVTPVAAKIIPATRKKASLELELPSSPDSTAGTPKATISDSNDALQKNSNPYITPNNRYGHQNGASYAWHFEARKSQILKCMECGSSHDTLQELTAHMMVTGHFIKVTNSAMKKGKPIIEAPATPTITSLVDEKVQSVPLAATTFTSPSNTPSSVSPKLNVEIKKEVDKERVIADDKMKEKEKSSEDEEKYDISSKYHYLTENDLEESPKGGLDILKSLENTVTSAINKAQNGTPSWGGYPSIHAAYQLPNMMKLSLGSSGKSTPLKPMFGNNELVSPTKNQPLVSPPSSQTSPVPKTNFHAMEELVKKVTEKVAKVEEKMKEPEGKLSPLKRATPSPCSSEVSEPLKMEPPSDGGFKSQQNSPVPQRDGCKDSPTVEPVENGKEPVKSIVGSLSSSTAIITDHPPEQPFVNPLSALQSVMNIHLGKAAKPSLPALDPMSMLFKMSNSLAEKAAVATPPLQSKKSDHLDRYFYHVNNDQPIDLTKGKSDKSCSLGSALLSSTSTSSASSSSTVTTAKTSAVVSFMSNSPLRENALSDISDMLKNLTESHTSKSSTPSSISEKSDIDGTTIEEPEESTPAQKRKGRQSNWNPQHLLILQAQFAASLRQTSEGKYIMSDLSPQERMHISRFTGLSMTTISHWLANVKYQLRRTGGTKFLKNLDTGHPVFFCNDCASQIRTPSTYISHLESHLGFRLRDLSKLSSEQINNQIAQAKSPSEKLVTSSPEEDIGTSYQCKLCNRTFASKHAVKLHLSKTHGKSPEDHLLYVSELEKQ; translated from the coding sequence ATGGACAGTGAGTCCCACATCAGTGAGACGAGTGACCGCATGGCAGACTTTGAGAGCAGCTCCATCAAAAATGAGGAGGAGAGCAAGGAGGTTTCCATACCGCTGGAAGACTCCACGGTGTCTGATAGTTTGGAGCAAATGAAGGCCGTGTATAATAATTTCCTCTCCAATTCCTACTGGTCCAATCTCAATCTGAACCTTCACCAGCCAATTTCTGAAAAGAACAACggtagcagcagcagtagcagcagcagcagcagcagctgtgggagcgGCAGCTTTGACTGGCACCAGACTGCCATGGCCAAAACACTGCAGCAAGTTTCTCAGAGCAGAATTCTGCCAGAACCGAGCCTTTTTAGCACAGTCCAGCTGTACAGACAGAGCAGTAAGCTCTATGGCTCCATATTCACTGGAGCCAGTAAATTCCGCTGTAAAGACTGCAGTGCTGCCTACGATACTTTAGTAGAGTTAACAGTGCACATGAATGAAACGGGACATTATCGAGATGACAACCACGAAACTGATAACAATAACCCCAAAAGATGGTCCAAACCTCGCAAACGTTCCTTGCTTGAAATGGAAGGGAAAGAAGATGCCCAGAAAGTGCTAAAGTGTATGTACTGTGGTCATTCATTTGAATCTCTTCAGGATTTGAGTGTTCATAtgatcaaaacaaaacactacCAAAAAGTGCCTCTGAAGGAACCTGTTACACCTGTAGCAGCAAAAATTATCCCAGCTACTAGGAAGAAAGCATCACTGGAGCTTGAACTGCCAAGTTCTCCAGACTCCACGGCTGGGACACCAAAAGCCACAATCTCAGATAGTAACGATGCACTCCAAAAGAACTCCAATCCCTACATTACGCCAAATAACCGCTACGGTCACCAGAACGGGGCCAGCTACGCCTGGCACTTTGAGGCGAGGAAATCTCAAATTCTGAAGTGCATGGAGTGTGGAAGCTCACACGACACCCTGCAGGAGCTCACGGCTCACATGATGGTGACGGGACATTTCATTAAAGTCACTAACTCTGCCATGAAAAAAGGGAAACCAATTATAGAAGCCCCAGCCACACCGACAATAACGTCCTTAGTAGATGAGAAGGTCCAGTCTGTGCCACTAGCTGCCACCACCTTTACATCTCCTTCCAACACACCTTCTAGTGTTTCCCCTAAATTAAATGTTGAGATTAAAAAAGAAGTAGATAAGGAAAGAGTCATTGCTGAtgacaaaatgaaagaaaaagagaagtcaAGTGAAGATGAGGAGAAGTATGATATCTCCTCAAAATACCATTACTTGACTGAAAATGACCTAGAAGAGAGCCCTAAGGGGGGATTAGATATATTGAAGTCTTTAGAAAACACAGTTACATCAGCTATAAACAAAGCCCAGAATGGCACACCGAGCTGGGGTGGCTACCCCAGCATTCATGCTGCCTACCAGCTGCCCAATATGATGAAGCTGTCGTTGGGCTCATCTGGGAAGAGTACTCCCTTAAAACCCATGTTCGGAAACAATGAACTAGTGTCACCAACTAAAAACCAGCCCTTAGTGTCTCCACCGAGCAGTCAGACCTCGCCTGTGCCAAAAACAAACTTTCATGCCATGGAAGAGTTGGTGAAGAAGGTCACTGAGAAGGTGGCTAAAGTGGAGGAGAAGATGAAGGAGCCTGAAGGAAAGCTCTCTCCACTGAAGCGTGCGACGCCTTCGCCGTGCAGCAGTGAAGTCAGTGAACCCCTTAAGATGGAGCCCCCCAGTGATGGTGGCTTTAAAAGCCAGCAGAACAGCCCAGTTCCTCAGAGAGATGGTTGCAAAGACAGCCCAACTGTAGAACctgtggaaaatgggaaagagcCTGTGAAATCCATTGTAGGCTCTTTAAGTAGCAGCACAGCCATCATCACTGACCACCCTCCTGAACAGCCATTTGTAAATCCATTAAGTGCACTACAATCTGTCATGAACATTCACCTTGGCAAGGCAGCAAAGCCATCTTTGCCCGCTCTGGATCCAATGAgcatgctttttaaaatgagcAACAGTTTGGCAGAAAAGGCTGCAGTGGCCACCCCACCTCTACAGTCCAAAAAATCAGACCACTTAGACCGTTATTTTTATCATGTCAACAATGACCAACCCATAGATTTGACGAAAGGCAAGAGTGACAAAAGCTGCTCTTTGGGTTCAGCGCTTTTGTCATCCACATCGACATCTTCTGCATCTTCTTCATCTACAGTGACAACAGCAAAGACATCTGCAGTCGTGTCATTCATGTCAAACTCGCCGCTACGCGAGAATGCCTTGTCAGATATATCTGATATGCTGAAGAACCTGACAGAAAGTCACACATCAAAATCTTCCACACCTTCCAGCATATCTGAGAAATCTGACATTGATGGTACCACAATAGAGGAACCAGAAGAGAGTACACCAGCTCAGAAAAGGAAGGGACGTCAGTCTAACTGGAACCCTCAGCACTTGCTCATATTGCAGGCCCAGTTTGCAGCCAGCTTACGGCAGACTTCAGAGGGGAAATACATCATGTCAGACTTGAGCCCTCAAGAAAGAATGCACATTTCCAGGTTTACGGGACTCTCAATGACCACAATTAGCCACTGGCTGGCCAATGTGAAATACCAGCTCCGAAGGACGGGGGGAACTAAGTTCCTTAAAAATTTGGACACTGGGCACCCGGTGTTCTTTTGTAATGACTGTGCTTCACAGATCAGAACTCCTTCTACTTATATCAGTCATCTTGAATCGCATCTGGGTTTCAGGTTAAGAGACTTGTCCAAACTGTCCAGTGAACAGATTAACAATCAGATAGCACAAGCAAAGTCACCATCTGAAAAACTGGTGACGTCCTCTCCAGAGGAAGATATCGGAACTTCTTATCAGTGCAAACTTTGTAACAGGACTTTTGCAAGCAAGCATGCTGTTAAACTTCATCTTAGTAAAACACATGGGAAGTCACCAGAGGATCATCTTCTGTATGTTTCGGAGTTAGAGAAGCAGTAG